In one Ornithinimicrobium pratense genomic region, the following are encoded:
- a CDS encoding HNH endonuclease, with product MDTPQATAQPGQPEGCSALEQRLVDYAQLSDLGDLTASGLAALAERRARFGLRVATPAPAWVRIQVELEAPATDADTDAVAGTEAVVGAHESVVAVDAAARARSVVEADLLQAAAEVLGECRARVLDRRGLTGVTLSPATRRSVDAAVRDVAVMELELATGTSTAEAQTLLAVATTGGELRSMLLGALRRGQTRWVQVKTFWERTHAARLTSDQRLLVAYALFGTDPALACAERFDPDGELDTDTVWAHHPYQAALAREITACTGQDPDADASRRRRAYANRRVQVRLHDDGTATLTLTGPAVTIAGIRHRLDTAARALRAAGEDRTLSQLRFDIAAALHLHGTLNLPNIDVDAVDEVLDEVLTPERLAELIAVVHGQPKIHAQIIIPVDALKTGLPLCPACAQHIHPTTSHPNTGTGTGTGTGTDDTSGASTDGEGCTSSTDCTDGTDLLHDLQPDDANPVTPWGHANRGGSSPPPWATPPDDGPPPENQPAGQEPPDEAAPAPAPDREPLPGREPLPERGSAHSPLLDREPPGRGLVGELIGSHPMFLTPGHARELVLLPGTTLHRLLTDPADGRLIERTITTYRPDTDLRRQVLAADLYSRAPGSRLTGQALQIDHVTPYATPGGTTTETNLAALDKRTHHHKTLGHWQITIGTRRDLTFTTLLNQHRSTRVHDYNQYLHTTHPEDLDQRRDLASHAVYAHETQHQQHLHRAGDRTTLRDEAWVQLTHTHPDTGHTRTGPHPETPTVQDLLNIPTQDTPDDQEQ from the coding sequence ATGGACACACCACAGGCAACGGCACAGCCTGGGCAGCCGGAGGGGTGCTCGGCGTTGGAGCAGCGGCTGGTCGACTACGCCCAGCTGAGTGACCTGGGTGACCTGACCGCGTCTGGCCTGGCGGCGTTGGCGGAGCGGCGGGCCCGGTTCGGGTTGCGGGTGGCCACCCCTGCCCCGGCGTGGGTCAGGATCCAGGTCGAGCTCGAGGCCCCGGCCACCGACGCCGACACCGACGCCGTCGCTGGGACCGAGGCGGTGGTGGGGGCGCATGAGTCGGTGGTGGCGGTGGATGCTGCTGCCCGGGCCCGCAGCGTGGTGGAAGCAGACCTGCTGCAAGCGGCTGCGGAAGTGCTGGGTGAGTGCCGGGCCCGGGTCCTGGACCGGCGCGGTCTCACCGGTGTGACGCTGTCCCCGGCGACCCGCCGCAGCGTGGACGCTGCCGTGCGGGACGTGGCGGTGATGGAGCTGGAACTGGCCACTGGCACCAGCACCGCTGAGGCCCAGACCCTGCTCGCTGTCGCCACCACCGGCGGCGAGCTCCGTTCGATGCTGCTGGGCGCGCTACGTCGCGGGCAGACCCGTTGGGTGCAGGTCAAGACGTTCTGGGAACGCACTCATGCTGCTCGCCTCACGTCCGACCAGCGGCTACTGGTGGCCTATGCCCTGTTCGGGACCGACCCGGCCCTGGCGTGTGCGGAACGGTTCGACCCCGACGGTGAGCTCGACACGGACACGGTGTGGGCGCACCACCCCTACCAGGCGGCGTTGGCGCGGGAGATCACCGCCTGCACCGGCCAAGACCCCGACGCTGATGCTTCCCGGCGGCGTCGTGCCTACGCCAACCGCCGCGTCCAGGTCCGCCTGCACGATGACGGCACCGCCACCCTGACCCTGACCGGACCGGCCGTCACCATCGCCGGCATCCGCCACCGCCTCGACACCGCCGCCCGGGCCCTACGCGCGGCCGGGGAAGACCGGACCCTGTCCCAGTTACGGTTCGACATCGCCGCCGCCCTGCACCTGCACGGCACCCTGAACCTGCCCAACATCGACGTGGACGCTGTGGATGAGGTGCTGGATGAGGTCCTGACCCCCGAACGCCTGGCCGAGCTCATCGCCGTCGTGCACGGCCAACCCAAGATCCACGCCCAGATCATCATCCCCGTCGACGCCCTCAAAACCGGGCTACCCCTCTGCCCCGCCTGCGCCCAACACATCCACCCCACCACCAGCCACCCCAACACCGGCACCGGCACCGGCACCGGCACCGGCACCGACGACACCAGCGGCGCCAGCACGGACGGTGAGGGCTGCACCAGCAGCACAGACTGCACGGACGGCACGGACCTGCTGCACGATCTCCAGCCTGACGATGCGAACCCGGTGACCCCGTGGGGCCACGCCAACCGCGGCGGCAGCAGTCCTCCACCATGGGCCACCCCACCCGACGACGGGCCACCACCGGAGAATCAACCGGCAGGCCAAGAACCACCAGACGAAGCAGCGCCAGCACCAGCACCAGATCGCGAACCCCTGCCCGGGCGTGAGCCCCTACCGGAGCGCGGATCTGCTCACTCGCCGTTGTTGGATCGGGAGCCGCCGGGTCGGGGCCTGGTCGGGGAGCTGATCGGTTCCCACCCCATGTTCCTCACCCCCGGGCACGCCCGAGAGCTGGTCCTGCTACCCGGCACGACGCTGCACCGGTTGCTGACCGACCCCGCCGACGGGCGCCTCATCGAACGCACCATCACCACCTACCGGCCCGACACCGACCTGCGCCGCCAGGTCCTGGCCGCCGACCTGTACTCCCGCGCCCCCGGCTCCCGCCTCACCGGCCAAGCCCTACAGATCGACCACGTCACCCCCTACGCCACCCCCGGCGGCACCACCACCGAGACCAACCTCGCCGCCCTCGACAAACGCACCCACCACCACAAAACCCTCGGCCACTGGCAGATCACCATCGGCACCCGCCGGGACCTGACCTTCACCACCCTGCTCAACCAACACCGCTCCACCCGAGTCCACGACTACAACCAATACCTGCACACCACCCACCCCGAAGACCTCGACCAACGCCGAGACCTCGCCTCCCACGCCGTCTACGCCCACGAGACCCAACACCAACAACACCTCCACCGAGCAGGCGACCGCACCACCCTCCGCGACGAAGCCTGGGTCCAGCTCACCCACACCCACCCCGACACCGGCCACACCCGCACCGGCCCCCACCCCGAAACCCCCACCGTCCAAGACCTCCTCAACATCCCCACCCAAGACACCCCCGACGACCAAGAACAGTGA
- the crtI gene encoding phytoene desaturase family protein: MSHVVVIGAGLSGLAAACHLIGAGHRVTVLERDDVPGGRAGRLERGGFTFDTGPTVLTMPDLIDRPLRAAGSSLEERLELQLLDPAYHAFYADGSELTVRHGHEAMRAEIERECGSADAAAFDDFVVWLRKLYEAEMPHFIDRNFDSPADLLARPRAAAQLIAMGGFGRLGPTIRKRFQDDRLHRLFSFQAMYAGLAPDEALAIYAVITYMDSIEGVYFPRGGMRAVPEALAGAASDAGAEIRYGTTVTELLRDGQGRRRGLPGRRTGGRVRGVVTQDGEAIAADAVVCTLDLPTAYEQLLPDLGAPRAVNGVLGGNYSPSAVVWHVGARGVPQGKAHHNIHFGHEWAGAFEDLMKRGTLMGDPSRLVTVHSLDDEEAAPEGHSTLYVLEPVPNLDVGKIDWERERGPMRERLLGFLESAGYPTDILEEELVTPLEWQSMGMAAGTPFALAHTFPQTGPFRPSNVDRRVPGLVFAGSGTVPGVGVPMVLPSGRLAALRVQEMLG, from the coding sequence ATGAGCCACGTCGTGGTCATCGGGGCCGGCTTGTCCGGGCTCGCGGCGGCGTGCCACCTCATCGGTGCCGGCCACCGGGTCACCGTGCTGGAGCGCGATGACGTCCCCGGCGGGCGCGCTGGACGTCTGGAGCGCGGGGGCTTCACCTTCGACACCGGTCCGACCGTGCTGACCATGCCGGACCTCATCGACCGGCCGCTGCGGGCTGCTGGCTCCAGCCTGGAGGAGCGCCTGGAGCTGCAGCTGCTCGACCCGGCCTACCACGCCTTCTACGCCGACGGCTCGGAGTTGACCGTGCGGCACGGCCACGAGGCGATGCGGGCCGAGATCGAGCGGGAGTGCGGCAGCGCGGACGCCGCGGCCTTCGACGACTTCGTGGTCTGGCTGCGCAAGCTCTACGAGGCCGAGATGCCGCACTTCATCGACCGGAACTTCGACAGCCCTGCCGACCTGCTCGCGCGGCCCCGCGCTGCGGCGCAGCTGATCGCGATGGGTGGGTTCGGCCGGCTGGGACCGACGATCCGCAAGCGCTTCCAGGACGACCGGCTGCACCGGCTCTTCTCCTTCCAGGCGATGTATGCCGGGCTGGCCCCGGACGAGGCGCTGGCCATCTACGCGGTCATCACCTACATGGACTCCATCGAGGGGGTCTACTTCCCCCGCGGCGGGATGCGCGCGGTGCCCGAGGCGCTGGCCGGCGCCGCGAGCGACGCCGGCGCCGAGATCCGCTACGGCACCACGGTCACCGAGCTCCTGCGGGACGGGCAGGGCCGGCGCCGAGGCCTGCCAGGCCGTCGAACCGGAGGCCGGGTCCGGGGTGTGGTGACCCAGGACGGCGAGGCGATCGCCGCGGACGCCGTGGTCTGCACGCTCGACCTGCCGACCGCCTATGAGCAGCTGCTGCCCGACCTGGGGGCCCCGCGGGCGGTGAACGGGGTGCTGGGCGGCAACTACTCCCCCTCGGCGGTCGTCTGGCACGTGGGCGCGCGCGGCGTCCCTCAGGGCAAGGCCCACCACAACATCCACTTCGGCCACGAGTGGGCTGGTGCCTTCGAGGACCTGATGAAGCGTGGCACCCTCATGGGCGACCCGTCGAGGCTGGTCACCGTGCACTCCCTCGACGACGAGGAGGCGGCGCCCGAGGGGCACAGCACCCTCTACGTCCTGGAGCCGGTGCCCAACCTCGACGTTGGCAAGATCGACTGGGAGCGGGAGCGGGGACCGATGCGCGAGCGGCTGCTCGGCTTCCTCGAGAGCGCCGGTTATCCGACCGATATCCTCGAGGAGGAGCTGGTCACGCCCCTGGAGTGGCAGAGTATGGGGATGGCAGCCGGGACCCCGTTCGCGCTGGCCCACACCTTCCCCCAGACCGGGCCGTTCCGCCCCTCCAACGTGGACCGGCGGGTGCCGGGGCTGGTGTTCGCCGGGTCGGGGACGGTGCCGGGTGTCGGGGTGCCGATGGTGCTGCCGTCGGGCCGGCTCGCCGCGCTGCGGGTCCAGGAGATGTTGGGATGA
- a CDS encoding cytochrome P450 produces MTDRRRAVRPGEPSTPTLEREDPDGGSGVSAIWRVRGLREARQVLRARHATTQAGFTAEKIPQRLKLHPILVSDGPLHDDQRRKVARFLAPKVVQDRYPGLMQASADRLLGEATRAGSCRLDDLALDYTVEVTAKVVGLTESSVPRMARRLVTFFNQPPFDITRADLGRSGRQWASAAVNGLLPVIRFWWHDVRPAVRSRRRQPREDIISHLIAEGYSNTDILVECVTYGTAGMVTTREFITIAAWHLLADEELLETYLSGEEATRMAILHEIIRLEPVVGHLYRRAQMEVPIGGHEGQPADVVVPGDLIDVCIRSANVDPDVVGPDPLDLCPGRQLPTGVNPAGLAFGDGEHKCPGQPLAMLESDVLLHALLSTRPQVVREPELGWDDLIEGYTLRGLELQLTEPSSTG; encoded by the coding sequence CCGGCGGCGGGCCGTCCGCCCGGGCGAGCCGAGCACCCCGACCCTGGAGCGTGAGGACCCGGACGGCGGCAGCGGGGTGAGCGCAATCTGGCGGGTCCGCGGGCTGCGCGAGGCCCGGCAGGTGCTGCGCGCCCGCCACGCCACCACCCAGGCCGGCTTCACCGCCGAGAAGATCCCCCAGCGGCTCAAGCTGCACCCCATCCTCGTCTCGGACGGGCCGTTGCACGACGATCAGCGGCGTAAGGTGGCGCGCTTCCTGGCGCCCAAGGTGGTCCAGGACCGCTATCCCGGGCTGATGCAGGCGTCGGCGGACCGGCTGCTCGGCGAGGCGACCCGGGCCGGGAGCTGCCGGCTGGACGACCTGGCGCTGGACTACACGGTCGAGGTGACCGCCAAGGTGGTCGGCCTCACCGAGTCCTCAGTGCCGCGCATGGCGCGGCGGCTGGTCACCTTCTTCAACCAGCCGCCCTTCGACATCACCCGTGCGGACCTGGGCCGGAGCGGGCGGCAGTGGGCCTCTGCGGCGGTCAACGGGCTGCTCCCGGTGATCCGGTTCTGGTGGCACGACGTGCGGCCGGCCGTGCGCTCGCGGCGCCGACAGCCGCGCGAGGACATCATCAGCCACCTCATCGCCGAGGGGTACAGCAACACCGACATCCTGGTCGAGTGCGTCACCTACGGCACCGCGGGCATGGTGACGACCAGGGAGTTCATCACGATTGCGGCCTGGCACCTGCTGGCCGACGAGGAGCTGTTGGAGACCTACCTGTCCGGTGAGGAGGCCACTCGGATGGCGATCCTGCACGAGATCATCCGGCTGGAGCCGGTCGTCGGTCACCTCTACCGGCGGGCGCAGATGGAGGTCCCGATCGGGGGGCACGAGGGGCAGCCCGCTGACGTCGTAGTCCCCGGGGATCTCATCGACGTGTGCATCCGCTCGGCCAACGTCGACCCCGATGTCGTCGGCCCGGACCCGCTTGACCTGTGCCCCGGCCGGCAGCTGCCGACCGGCGTCAACCCGGCCGGTCTGGCCTTCGGTGACGGCGAGCACAAGTGCCCCGGTCAGCCGCTCGCGATGCTGGAGTCCGACGTCCTGCTGCACGCGCTGCTGTCCACGCGGCCCCAGGTGGTGCGGGAGCCCGAGCTGGGCTGGGACGACCTCATCGAGGGCTACACCCTGCGGGGTCTGGAGCTCCAGCTGACGGAGCCGTCGTCTACGGGTTGA
- a CDS encoding phytoene/squalene synthase family protein yields the protein MSLTGSGSAGSAHRPSDPLLVKGYQRCAELTRQHGTTYYWGALLLPPEQRVDVYAVYALCRLADDIVDEPEKVDLAVPMHDDPAVRLRLFEQAFTEALAAGGCDEPVMAAVVDSLRRRGTDPACFDRFFRAMELDLTRETWASWEELRAGYMEGSAAVIGEMMLPVLEPHTPLAQGPARSLGLAFQLTNFLRDVGEDLDRGRVYLPQEDLDRHGTDPWERTVTPQWRAMMAEQIERNRALYRDAARGVGMLPKPSARCVATALRMYSLILRRIEEADYDVFSERRRVPRRTKVAILSDVLLRGPSRNLVRR from the coding sequence ATGAGCCTGACCGGGTCCGGCTCCGCGGGCTCTGCCCACCGCCCGTCGGACCCGCTGCTGGTCAAGGGCTACCAGCGCTGCGCCGAGCTCACCCGTCAGCACGGCACCACCTACTACTGGGGTGCCCTGCTGCTGCCGCCCGAGCAACGCGTGGACGTGTACGCCGTCTACGCCCTGTGCCGGCTGGCCGACGACATCGTCGACGAGCCGGAGAAGGTCGACCTGGCGGTGCCCATGCACGACGACCCCGCGGTCCGGCTGCGCCTGTTCGAGCAGGCCTTCACCGAGGCGCTCGCGGCTGGCGGCTGCGACGAGCCGGTGATGGCCGCCGTCGTCGACTCGCTGCGGCGCCGCGGCACCGACCCGGCGTGCTTCGACCGGTTCTTCCGGGCGATGGAGCTGGACCTGACGCGGGAGACTTGGGCCTCGTGGGAGGAGCTGCGCGCCGGCTACATGGAGGGCTCGGCCGCGGTCATCGGCGAGATGATGCTGCCCGTGCTGGAGCCGCATACCCCTCTGGCCCAGGGGCCGGCCCGCTCCCTGGGCCTGGCCTTCCAGCTGACGAACTTCTTGCGGGACGTGGGCGAGGACCTCGACCGGGGCCGGGTGTATCTGCCGCAGGAGGACCTGGACCGGCACGGCACTGACCCGTGGGAGCGCACGGTGACGCCGCAGTGGCGGGCGATGATGGCCGAGCAGATCGAGCGTAACCGGGCTCTCTACCGGGATGCTGCGCGCGGGGTCGGGATGCTGCCCAAGCCCAGCGCCCGGTGCGTGGCGACCGCCCTGCGCATGTACTCGCTGATCCTGCGGCGGATCGAGGAGGCGGACTACGACGTCTTCTCCGAACGGCGGCGGGTCCCCCGGCGCACCAAGGTCGCCATCCTCAGTGACGTCCTCCTGCGGGGGCCCTCGCGCAACCTGGTCCGCCGGTGA